In one window of Halomarina pelagica DNA:
- a CDS encoding A/G-specific adenine glycosylase: MTDADAEAEPDAEAALPDDVDAVRAALVEWYEADHRSFPWRETTDPYRILVCEVMSQQTQLERVEAAYRAFLEAWPTVEDLAAADRADVVGFWTDHRLGYNNRATYLHTAAGQAVEDYGGEFPRTPDELQELHGVGPYTANAVASFAFDNGNAVVDTNVKRVLHRAFDVPDDDSAFERVAAELMPDGESRVWNNAIMELGGVACGKVPRCDEAGCPWRGWCRAYETGDFTAPDVPTQPSFEGSRRQMRGRVVRTLREYDDLALDELGPRVRVDYAPGGTYGRTWLRGLLSDLADDGLVELDERDGDTVARLRR, translated from the coding sequence ATGACCGACGCGGACGCCGAGGCGGAGCCGGACGCCGAGGCCGCCCTCCCCGACGACGTCGACGCGGTGCGCGCGGCGCTCGTCGAGTGGTACGAGGCCGACCACCGCTCGTTCCCGTGGCGCGAGACGACGGACCCCTACCGCATCCTCGTCTGCGAGGTGATGAGCCAGCAGACGCAACTGGAGCGCGTGGAGGCGGCCTACCGGGCGTTCCTGGAGGCGTGGCCGACGGTCGAGGACCTCGCCGCGGCCGACCGCGCCGACGTGGTCGGCTTCTGGACCGACCACCGGCTGGGGTACAACAACCGCGCGACGTACCTCCACACGGCGGCCGGACAGGCCGTCGAGGACTACGGCGGCGAGTTCCCTCGGACGCCCGACGAGTTGCAGGAGTTACACGGCGTCGGACCCTACACCGCCAACGCGGTGGCGAGTTTCGCGTTCGACAACGGGAACGCCGTGGTGGACACGAACGTGAAGCGCGTTCTCCACCGGGCGTTCGACGTGCCCGACGACGACTCGGCGTTCGAACGGGTCGCGGCGGAACTGATGCCCGACGGCGAGTCCCGCGTCTGGAACAACGCGATCATGGAACTCGGCGGCGTCGCTTGTGGGAAGGTGCCGCGGTGCGACGAGGCGGGCTGCCCGTGGCGGGGGTGGTGTCGCGCCTACGAGACGGGCGACTTCACCGCGCCCGACGTGCCGACCCAGCCCAGTTTCGAGGGGAGTCGACGACAGATGCGGGGCCGGGTGGTCCGAACGCTCCGCGAGTACGACGACCTCGCACTGGACGAACTCGGGCCGCGCGTTCGCGTGGATTACGCCCCCGGCGGGACGTACGGCCGGACGTGGCTCCGCGGTCTCCTCTCGGACCTGGCGGACGACGGGCTCGTGGAACTGGACGAGCGCGACGGCGACACGGTCGCCCGGCTGCGGCGGTGA
- a CDS encoding putative toxin-antitoxin system toxin component, PIN family: MGTLGVVLDTNVLVSALGFGGPSLDALLRTFDDDVRLLVSDETMAELERVMTYDRLPFTDADRIQYPAILRRVADVVEPDETVELVRDPDDDKFLEVALAGDADYVVSGDRDLLDLESYTGIEIVTPDEFVELAD; encoded by the coding sequence ATGGGCACGCTCGGAGTAGTGCTCGATACGAACGTCCTCGTGTCCGCACTCGGGTTCGGTGGACCGTCACTCGACGCACTTCTCCGGACGTTCGACGACGACGTTCGACTGCTCGTGTCCGACGAGACGATGGCCGAACTGGAACGGGTCATGACGTACGACCGGCTCCCGTTCACCGACGCCGATCGGATACAGTATCCGGCGATCCTCCGACGGGTAGCCGACGTCGTCGAACCGGACGAGACCGTCGAACTCGTCCGTGATCCCGACGACGACAAGTTCTTGGAGGTCGCTCTCGCGGGGGACGCGGACTACGTCGTCTCCGGGGACCGAGATTTGCTCGATCTCGAATCGTACACGGGTATCGAGATCGTCACCCCCGACGAGTTCGTCGAACTCGCCGACTGA
- a CDS encoding Lrp/AsnC family transcriptional regulator: MSPLQLDEVDRGILYLLQRDARNATAAGMGERVGVSASTVRNRLAAMEDAGVIEGHYPHLDYERAGFQLHVFIACHAPVDRRGELAAEVLDFRNVVNVREMLTGPHNLYVEAVATDSDAVDRITTRLDEIGLDLDSTNIVKESHAQPFDHFGEDVVEE, translated from the coding sequence ATGAGCCCGCTCCAGCTCGACGAGGTCGACCGGGGGATCCTCTACCTGCTCCAGCGGGACGCGCGGAACGCGACCGCCGCCGGGATGGGCGAGCGGGTCGGCGTCTCGGCCAGCACCGTCCGCAACCGGCTCGCGGCGATGGAAGACGCGGGCGTGATCGAGGGGCACTATCCGCATCTCGACTACGAGCGGGCAGGCTTCCAACTCCACGTATTCATCGCCTGTCACGCGCCGGTCGACCGCCGGGGGGAACTCGCCGCGGAGGTGCTCGACTTCCGCAACGTCGTCAACGTCCGTGAGATGCTCACCGGACCGCACAACCTCTACGTGGAGGCGGTCGCGACCGACTCCGACGCCGTCGATCGGATCACGACACGGCTGGACGAGATCGGCCTCGACCTCGATTCGACGAACATCGTCAAAGAATCCCATGCCCAGCCGTTCGACCACTTCGGGGAGGACGTCGTCGAGGAGTGA
- the tenA gene encoding thiaminase II gives MAFTDELREVAAPIWDATMEHPMVRGIGDGTLDEEPFREWVRQDYVYLIEYGRVFALGAAHAPDLDRMGRFATLLHETLDIEMDLHRAYAAEFGISEAELEATEPNPTTRAYTDFLVRAGYEGFEETVAALLPCMWGFNETGIRLAESGLPDHERYAEWIETYSSEEFTELTAWCRELMDDVAADAPAADRERYRELFLTSSRYEYMFWDAAHRREGWPV, from the coding sequence ATGGCCTTCACCGACGAGTTGCGTGAGGTCGCCGCGCCGATCTGGGACGCGACGATGGAGCACCCGATGGTGCGGGGCATCGGCGACGGCACGCTCGACGAGGAGCCGTTCCGCGAGTGGGTCCGCCAGGACTACGTCTACCTGATCGAGTACGGCCGGGTGTTCGCGCTCGGGGCGGCGCACGCGCCGGACCTCGATCGAATGGGGCGCTTCGCCACCCTGCTCCACGAGACGCTCGACATCGAGATGGACCTCCACCGCGCGTACGCCGCGGAGTTCGGCATCTCCGAGGCGGAACTGGAGGCGACCGAACCCAACCCCACCACGCGGGCGTACACCGACTTCCTCGTGCGCGCGGGCTACGAGGGGTTCGAGGAGACCGTCGCCGCGCTCCTCCCGTGCATGTGGGGGTTCAACGAGACGGGGATCCGGCTCGCGGAGTCCGGCCTCCCGGACCACGAGCGGTACGCCGAGTGGATCGAGACGTACTCGAGCGAGGAGTTCACCGAGCTGACCGCGTGGTGCCGTGAGCTGATGGACGACGTGGCGGCCGACGCGCCCGCGGCGGACCGCGAGCGCTACCGGGAGCTGTTTCTCACCTCCTCGCGCTACGAGTACATGTTCTGGGACGCCGCCCACCGGCGGGAGGGGTGGCCGGTATGA
- a CDS encoding YIP1 family protein, giving the protein MTQWVESTEGGRERGPVGLLRAWVAVQIAPRRFFERGVVPGDQAPGLVFAVAVALCHLAVRFAFDPGQVPTIAGRPTASIVFVLLVAALIGAPLALHLTAAVQTLLLVALVPERAGIGQTVQVIAYATAPCALSGAPIPALRLLAAVYGVVLLVVGMAVVHDVSLPRSALVTALPALLVFGVGYQGVGAVEALTGLDLLGPPEAVANATDASDTTNVTRA; this is encoded by the coding sequence GTGACGCAGTGGGTCGAATCCACCGAGGGCGGACGCGAGCGAGGGCCGGTCGGCCTCCTCCGGGCGTGGGTCGCGGTACAGATCGCCCCCCGTCGCTTCTTCGAGCGCGGCGTCGTCCCCGGCGACCAGGCACCGGGGCTCGTCTTCGCCGTCGCCGTGGCGCTCTGTCACCTGGCCGTTCGCTTCGCCTTCGATCCCGGTCAGGTGCCGACGATCGCCGGGCGGCCGACTGCCTCGATCGTCTTCGTCCTCCTCGTCGCGGCGCTGATCGGCGCGCCGCTGGCGCTGCACCTCACCGCCGCCGTCCAGACGCTCCTGCTCGTCGCGCTCGTCCCGGAGCGCGCGGGGATCGGCCAGACCGTGCAGGTGATCGCGTACGCGACCGCCCCGTGCGCGCTCTCGGGCGCGCCGATCCCCGCGCTCCGCCTGCTCGCCGCCGTCTACGGCGTCGTCCTGCTCGTCGTCGGGATGGCAGTCGTCCACGACGTCTCCCTCCCGCGTTCGGCGCTCGTGACGGCGCTCCCGGCGCTGCTCGTCTTCGGCGTCGGCTACCAGGGCGTCGGGGCGGTCGAGGCGCTCACCGGACTCGACCTCCTCGGACCCCCGGAGGCCGTCGCGAACGCGACCGACGCCTCGGATACCACGAACGTCACGAGGGCGTGA
- a CDS encoding DHH family phosphoesterase — protein MGTCIICGTSTDGRICESHEEDVAFEFRGDHPNQLTPGRFYRGEVDGYADFGVFVNLSDNVTGLLHRSELNRRLESLTWEVGDPVYVQVKNVRDNGNVDLGWSIRQADREFRGALVDDPSASPSTYLPDEEDEEDERASTPTVRTPEPTDADTEPESEPEPEAGSGGAPSATPASDAETESDSEVERAEPVENAEDADAGATAASSGGAVVAELSRVAVGDLDDRVGDTIRLEGRIVSVRQTSGPTVFELRDESGTVDCAAFEEAGVRAYPSVEPGDLVRLDGEVRRRRGELQIETEALVVLDEGEAATVTDRMDDALDERARPSAVDPLAPDAAVEAALGQVREAATAVRRAIIEGRPVVVRHDATVDGYLAGAAIERAVLPLVREEYANADAAYHYFDRRPLEGGVYDMDDATKDTTTMLSNRDRHDEKIPLFVFASAGATRDSLDGFDLLSVYDAERVVVDGGAADPEVADAVETLVNPAHADSDADTTATALAVAVAQHVNESVADDLRHLPAASFWEDAPEAYVDLAGDAGYRAEDVAHLREAIALEAYYQSYEDKRELVIDLLFADAESTESADAGDEPRAGARLVEQISEQFREKLDAEVATAEANLERRSEGGVAFAVLDTDAYTHRFDFPSTDVLLDAVHRRNRDGSFVTIGVGTDELHVRSTFDLDVRAVAESAAEAVENAGVAARGGRNRIEFVAGERDRVVDAVVDAIAEQA, from the coding sequence ATGGGTACCTGTATCATCTGCGGCACCTCCACCGACGGCCGCATCTGTGAGAGCCACGAGGAGGACGTCGCCTTCGAGTTTCGCGGAGACCACCCCAACCAGCTGACGCCGGGCCGCTTCTACCGCGGCGAAGTCGACGGCTACGCCGACTTCGGCGTGTTCGTGAACCTGAGCGACAACGTCACCGGTCTCCTCCACCGGAGCGAACTGAACCGCCGCCTCGAGAGCCTCACGTGGGAGGTCGGCGACCCCGTCTACGTGCAGGTCAAGAACGTCCGCGACAACGGTAACGTCGACCTCGGCTGGTCGATCCGACAGGCCGACCGCGAGTTCCGCGGCGCGCTCGTCGACGACCCGAGCGCGAGCCCCTCGACGTACCTCCCCGACGAGGAGGACGAGGAGGACGAGCGCGCGTCGACGCCGACGGTTCGGACGCCGGAGCCGACCGATGCGGACACCGAACCGGAGTCCGAACCGGAACCCGAGGCGGGTTCCGGAGGCGCGCCCTCCGCAACCCCCGCGTCCGACGCCGAGACCGAGAGCGACTCCGAGGTCGAGCGCGCCGAGCCCGTCGAGAACGCGGAGGACGCCGACGCCGGGGCGACGGCGGCGTCCTCCGGCGGTGCGGTCGTCGCCGAACTGTCGCGCGTCGCCGTCGGCGACCTCGACGACCGCGTGGGCGACACCATCCGTCTCGAGGGGCGCATCGTGAGCGTGCGGCAGACGAGCGGCCCCACGGTGTTCGAACTCCGGGACGAATCCGGCACCGTCGACTGCGCGGCGTTCGAGGAGGCGGGCGTCCGGGCCTACCCGAGCGTCGAGCCCGGCGACCTCGTCCGTCTCGACGGCGAGGTGCGCCGCCGACGCGGCGAACTCCAGATCGAGACGGAGGCGCTGGTCGTCCTCGACGAGGGCGAGGCGGCGACCGTCACCGACCGGATGGACGACGCGCTCGACGAGCGCGCCCGCCCGTCGGCCGTCGACCCGCTCGCGCCCGACGCGGCGGTCGAGGCCGCCCTCGGTCAGGTGCGCGAGGCGGCCACCGCCGTCCGCCGCGCGATCATCGAGGGCCGCCCGGTCGTCGTGCGACACGACGCGACCGTCGACGGCTACCTCGCCGGGGCGGCGATCGAACGCGCCGTCCTCCCGCTCGTCCGCGAGGAGTACGCCAACGCCGACGCGGCGTACCACTACTTCGACCGTCGGCCACTCGAGGGCGGCGTCTACGACATGGACGACGCGACGAAGGACACGACGACGATGCTCTCGAACCGCGACCGTCACGACGAGAAGATCCCCCTGTTCGTCTTCGCCTCGGCCGGGGCCACGCGCGACTCGCTCGACGGCTTCGACCTGCTCTCTGTGTACGACGCGGAGCGCGTCGTCGTCGACGGCGGCGCGGCCGACCCCGAGGTGGCCGACGCCGTGGAGACGCTCGTCAACCCGGCGCACGCCGACTCGGACGCCGACACGACCGCCACCGCGCTCGCGGTCGCCGTCGCCCAGCACGTCAACGAGAGCGTCGCCGACGACCTCCGACACCTCCCCGCGGCGAGCTTCTGGGAGGACGCGCCAGAGGCGTACGTCGACCTGGCGGGCGACGCGGGCTACCGCGCGGAGGACGTGGCGCACCTCCGCGAGGCCATCGCGCTCGAGGCCTACTACCAGTCCTACGAGGACAAGCGCGAACTCGTGATCGACCTGCTGTTCGCGGACGCCGAGTCGACGGAGTCGGCGGACGCGGGCGACGAACCGCGAGCGGGCGCTCGGCTGGTCGAGCAGATCAGCGAGCAGTTCCGCGAGAAACTCGACGCGGAGGTCGCCACGGCCGAGGCGAACCTCGAACGCCGCTCCGAGGGCGGCGTCGCCTTCGCCGTCCTCGACACGGACGCCTACACGCATCGCTTCGACTTCCCGTCCACCGACGTCCTGCTCGACGCCGTCCACCGGCGCAACCGCGACGGCTCGTTCGTCACGATCGGCGTCGGAACCGACGAACTGCACGTCCGGAGCACCTTCGACCTCGACGTTCGCGCGGTCGCCGAGTCGGCCGCCGAGGCCGTCGAGAACGCCGGGGTCGCCGCCCGCGGCGGTCGCAACCGGATCGAGTTCGTCGCCGGCGAACGCGACCGGGTCGTCGACGCCGTGGTCGACGCCATCGCCGAGCAGGCGTAA
- a CDS encoding DUF7344 domain-containing protein, which yields MKVTQIERSVDTYLKLLSNRRRRYALACLREHGPSIALADLADEVAVREHDAPLSEIDEEAVLRVYLSLYHSHVPKFAECGIVEYDQERDLVRIDGVPPLLERLFAVVEEDGRP from the coding sequence ATGAAGGTCACGCAGATCGAACGGTCGGTCGATACGTACCTGAAACTCCTCTCGAACCGTCGGCGTCGGTACGCGCTGGCCTGCCTGCGGGAACACGGACCGTCGATCGCGTTGGCCGATCTCGCCGATGAAGTCGCCGTGCGGGAGCACGACGCACCGCTCTCCGAGATCGACGAGGAGGCGGTGCTCCGTGTGTACCTGTCGCTGTATCACTCGCACGTCCCGAAGTTCGCGGAGTGCGGAATCGTCGAGTACGACCAGGAGCGGGACCTGGTCAGGATCGACGGGGTGCCGCCCCTGCTCGAACGGCTGTTCGCCGTCGTCGAGGAGGACGGCCGACCGTAG
- a CDS encoding TenA family protein, whose protein sequence is MTGERRSADGGRPTDGERFTDRLRAGVADDWEAATEHRFARELVDGTLDDAVFRRYLVQDFAFVNTLASVIGYAAAQAPTIEAKAEFAAFLRAVATDETDYFARSFDALGVPEADRTDPDLASVTERFEDLLLRAALDGGYAETLAVLVPAEWVYLTWASAAGDDRPDAFYLAEWIDLHAGPEFESVVAFLRGELDAAAGALSPERERRVERLFGRCVALEVAFFDAAYEGE, encoded by the coding sequence ATGACGGGGGAGAGGCGATCGGCTGACGGGGGACGGCCGACCGACGGGGAGCGCTTCACCGACCGCCTGCGCGCGGGCGTCGCGGACGACTGGGAGGCGGCAACCGAACACCGCTTCGCGCGCGAACTCGTCGACGGAACGCTCGACGACGCGGTCTTCCGGCGCTACCTCGTGCAGGACTTCGCGTTCGTGAACACGCTGGCGAGCGTGATCGGCTACGCGGCAGCCCAGGCCCCGACGATCGAGGCGAAGGCCGAGTTCGCCGCGTTCCTCCGGGCGGTCGCGACCGACGAGACCGACTACTTCGCGCGGTCGTTCGACGCCCTCGGCGTGCCCGAGGCCGACCGCACCGATCCCGACCTCGCGTCCGTCACGGAGCGCTTCGAGGACCTCCTCCTGCGCGCCGCGCTCGACGGCGGCTACGCCGAGACGCTCGCGGTCCTGGTCCCCGCCGAGTGGGTGTACCTGACGTGGGCCTCGGCCGCCGGGGACGACCGCCCCGACGCGTTCTACCTCGCGGAGTGGATCGACCTGCACGCCGGCCCCGAGTTCGAGTCCGTCGTGGCGTTCCTCCGGGGGGAACTCGACGCGGCGGCCGGGGCGCTCTCCCCCGAGCGCGAGCGTCGGGTCGAGCGGCTGTTCGGGCGGTGCGTCGCCCTCGAAGTCGCCTTCTTCGACGCCGCCTACGAGGGCGAGTGA
- a CDS encoding NADPH-dependent FMN reductase, with protein sequence MNDTHVVAICGSLRDASFTRIGLDRALSAAEEFGASTDHIDLRELDLPVFDPDDRDAGDADELRRRVDAADSVLLGSPVYHGSYSSALKNALDYCGFDEFEHTTVGLLAVSGGAFPVTTLDHLRSVCRALNAWVVPHQAAIPTARSQFDGTAFLDANVEERIETLGRRVVEYAHIEPDPRTVESIENVGGDD encoded by the coding sequence ATGAACGACACCCACGTCGTCGCCATCTGCGGGAGTCTCCGCGACGCGAGTTTCACGCGCATCGGGCTGGATCGCGCGCTGTCCGCCGCGGAGGAGTTCGGCGCGAGCACCGATCACATCGACCTCCGCGAACTCGACCTCCCCGTCTTCGACCCGGACGACAGGGACGCGGGCGACGCGGACGAACTCCGGCGTCGGGTCGACGCCGCGGACAGCGTCCTCCTCGGCTCGCCGGTCTACCACGGCTCCTACAGCTCCGCGCTGAAGAACGCGCTCGACTACTGCGGCTTCGACGAGTTCGAGCACACGACCGTCGGCCTGCTCGCCGTCAGCGGCGGCGCGTTCCCGGTGACGACGCTCGATCACCTCCGGTCGGTCTGCCGCGCGCTGAACGCGTGGGTCGTCCCCCACCAGGCCGCCATCCCCACCGCCCGCTCGCAGTTCGACGGGACCGCGTTCCTCGACGCCAACGTCGAGGAGCGAATCGAGACGCTGGGTCGTCGGGTCGTCGAGTACGCCCACATCGAACCCGACCCCCGGACCGTCGAGAGCATCGAGAACGTCGGCGGCGACGACTGA
- a CDS encoding type II toxin-antitoxin system HicB family antitoxin, with protein sequence MSATVEISEENGEYTAVDSETGATGIGKTRAMALAALAVRLGAEENRGSTDERAELRALAERTRRRFEREEVSEDDVKDAISWARSE encoded by the coding sequence ATGAGCGCCACAGTCGAGATTTCCGAGGAGAACGGCGAGTACACGGCCGTCGACTCCGAGACGGGAGCGACCGGCATCGGAAAGACGAGAGCGATGGCGTTGGCTGCACTCGCCGTTCGCCTCGGGGCCGAAGAGAACCGGGGGAGCACCGACGAGCGGGCGGAACTCCGGGCGCTCGCAGAGCGGACGCGCCGACGGTTCGAGAGGGAGGAGGTCAGCGAGGACGACGTCAAGGATGCGATTTCATGGGCACGCTCGGAGTAG
- a CDS encoding tRNA uridine(34) 5-carboxymethylaminomethyl modification radical SAM/GNAT enzyme Elp3 — translation MSTQPTETDAFERTCEALIERILDGEVDRDGLERAKLEACSEFSAPKVPKNSELLDFAGEDRRSELEPVLRRKPVRTASGVSPIAVMTSPHTCPHGKCLYCPGGPASEFSSAQSYTGHEPAAARGVQNDYDPYGQVTLRLEQLREIGHPVDKAELILMGGTLTARSHDYQEWFVKRALQAMNDYDVTKEPEPAEGESFAQDPEDAEFRYLEDVIAENETADVRNVGTTFETKPDWCDPEQVDRMLALGGTKVELGVQTTYERINREMHRGHGIQASIDANRRLRDAGFKVGFHMMPGQPGMSLDMCLEDFRELFENPEWRPDYLKIYPTLVVRGTRTYDMWRRGDYDPLTNEAAADLVAEIKSMIPKYTRLQRVQRDIPADFIDAGVWKSNLRQLARKRMEEHGWTCDCIRCREVGMNDETPESVELDALTYEVCGGTEHFVSFEDPDNDLLVGFCRLRFPNDPVRRELTDAAIVRELHVYGNEVGVGLEDETGSGFQHQGYGRRLLAEAERLAADAGYGKLSVISGIGVREYYREKLGYFQDGPYVSKRL, via the coding sequence ATGAGCACCCAGCCGACCGAGACGGACGCGTTCGAGCGCACCTGCGAGGCGCTGATCGAGCGCATCCTCGACGGCGAGGTCGACCGGGACGGGCTGGAGCGGGCGAAGCTGGAGGCGTGTTCGGAGTTCTCCGCGCCGAAGGTGCCGAAGAACTCGGAACTGCTCGACTTCGCCGGCGAGGACCGCCGGAGCGAACTCGAGCCCGTCCTGCGGCGCAAGCCGGTCCGCACCGCGTCGGGCGTCTCGCCGATCGCCGTCATGACCAGCCCCCACACCTGCCCTCACGGGAAGTGTCTCTACTGCCCCGGTGGGCCGGCGAGCGAGTTCTCCTCCGCCCAGAGCTACACCGGCCACGAGCCGGCCGCAGCCCGCGGCGTGCAGAACGACTACGACCCCTACGGGCAGGTGACCCTCCGGCTCGAACAGCTCCGGGAGATCGGCCACCCCGTGGACAAGGCCGAACTCATCCTGATGGGCGGGACGCTCACCGCGAGGAGCCACGACTACCAGGAGTGGTTCGTGAAGCGCGCGCTCCAGGCCATGAACGACTACGACGTGACCAAGGAGCCGGAACCCGCCGAGGGCGAGAGCTTCGCACAGGACCCCGAAGACGCGGAGTTTCGCTACCTCGAGGACGTGATCGCCGAGAACGAGACGGCGGACGTGCGCAACGTCGGCACCACCTTCGAGACGAAGCCCGACTGGTGCGACCCCGAGCAGGTGGACCGCATGCTCGCGCTCGGCGGGACGAAGGTCGAACTCGGCGTGCAGACGACCTACGAGCGGATCAACCGCGAGATGCACCGCGGCCACGGCATCCAGGCGTCGATCGACGCCAACCGCCGCCTGCGCGACGCGGGGTTCAAGGTCGGCTTCCACATGATGCCCGGCCAACCGGGGATGTCGCTCGACATGTGCCTGGAGGACTTCCGCGAACTGTTCGAGAACCCCGAGTGGCGGCCCGACTACCTGAAGATCTACCCGACGCTCGTCGTTCGCGGGACGCGCACCTACGACATGTGGCGGCGGGGCGACTACGACCCCCTCACGAACGAGGCGGCCGCCGACCTGGTCGCCGAGATCAAGTCGATGATCCCGAAGTACACGCGCCTCCAGCGCGTCCAGCGGGACATCCCCGCCGACTTCATCGACGCCGGGGTGTGGAAGTCGAACCTCCGGCAGCTCGCCAGGAAACGCATGGAGGAACACGGCTGGACCTGCGACTGCATCCGCTGTCGCGAGGTCGGCATGAACGACGAGACCCCCGAGTCGGTCGAACTCGACGCCCTCACCTACGAGGTCTGCGGCGGCACGGAGCACTTCGTCTCCTTCGAGGACCCCGACAACGACCTCCTGGTCGGGTTCTGTCGGCTCCGCTTCCCGAACGACCCCGTCCGCCGGGAACTGACCGACGCCGCGATCGTGCGCGAACTCCACGTCTACGGCAACGAGGTGGGGGTCGGTCTGGAGGACGAGACGGGCTCGGGCTTCCAGCACCAGGGCTACGGCCGGCGACTCCTCGCGGAGGCCGAGCGGCTGGCCGCCGACGCGGGCTACGGGAAGCTCTCGGTCATCTCGGGCATCGGCGTCCGCGAGTACTACCGCGAGAAGCTGGGGTACTTCCAGGACGGCCCGTACGTGAGCAAGCGGCTGTGA
- a CDS encoding MBL fold metallo-hydrolase encodes MQRLSADTALLHLGWPAPLDANGYLHDDGEVTLVDTGLRYPRRSLREELADAGYSPADVDRVLLTHYDLDHTGGLDYADLDAPVYLGRLDADLVAGRWDPPLAHPKGWVHRVARELFPLPEGVDLRIVDDGDRIGGFTAHHTPGHNPGHTAYVHEDGVGFVGDLLWETDGELELPFWGDSYDRRRMRESVRDLVARAEPFDAIYMGHGIPFTSGGASRLRDFAARLT; translated from the coding sequence GTGCAACGACTCTCCGCCGACACCGCCCTCCTCCACCTCGGGTGGCCCGCGCCGCTCGACGCGAACGGCTACCTCCACGACGACGGCGAGGTGACGCTGGTCGACACCGGACTCCGCTACCCTCGTCGATCGCTCCGCGAGGAACTCGCGGACGCCGGCTACTCACCCGCCGACGTGGATCGCGTCCTGCTCACCCACTACGACCTCGACCACACCGGCGGGCTCGACTACGCCGACCTCGACGCGCCGGTCTACCTCGGCCGCCTCGACGCCGACCTCGTCGCCGGGCGCTGGGACCCGCCGCTCGCCCACCCGAAGGGCTGGGTCCACCGCGTCGCCCGCGAGTTGTTCCCGCTCCCGGAGGGCGTCGACCTCCGGATCGTCGACGACGGCGACCGGATCGGCGGGTTCACCGCCCACCACACGCCGGGGCACAACCCCGGACACACGGCCTACGTCCACGAGGACGGCGTCGGCTTCGTCGGTGATCTGCTCTGGGAGACCGACGGCGAACTCGAACTCCCCTTCTGGGGCGACTCCTACGACCGACGGCGGATGCGCGAGAGCGTCCGCGACCTCGTCGCCCGCGCCGAGCCGTTCGACGCGATCTACATGGGTCACGGGATCCCCTTCACCAGCGGCGGCGCGTCCCGCCTCCGGGACTTCGCGGCCCGGCTCACCTGA